A genomic region of Mesobacillus jeotgali contains the following coding sequences:
- a CDS encoding RelA/SpoT family protein encodes MANDQVMTAEQVIDCTKSYLNDEHIELVKKAYEFARQAHHDQFRKSGEPYIIHPIQVAGILADLEMDPATVAAGFLHDVVEDTDVTLDDISEAFNDEVAMLVDGVTKLGKIKYKSHEEQQAENHRKMFVAMAQDIRVILIKLADRLHNMRTLKHLPSEKQRRISNETLEIFAPLAHRLGISKIKWELEDTALRYLNPQQYYRIVNLMKKKRAEREQYLEEVIEEVKERLNEVSIKAEISGRPKHIYSIYRKMVLQNKQFNEIYDLLAVRIVVNSIKDCYAILGIIHTCWKPMPGRFKDYIAMPKPNMYQSLHTTVIGPKGDPLEVQIRTDEMHRIAEFGVAAHWAYKEGKPTDASNFETKLSWFREILEFQNDTANAEEFMESLKIDLFSDMVFIFTPKGDVIELPSGSVPIDFAYRIHSEIGNKTIGAKVNGKMVTLDYQLKTGDIIEILTSKHSYGPSKDWLKLAQTSQAKNKIRQFFKKQQKDENVEKGRELLEKEIRNMDFDVKEILTSENLKKVSEKYNFTNDEDLFASIGYNGITALQVANRLTEKLRKQRDMEQEKDISNAVSELKSFTPAKKRESGVRVSGIDNLLIRLSRCCNPVPGDDIVGFITKGRGVSVHRSDCTNIHTEDAQARLIPVEWETALNDRKEYNVDIEISGYDRRGLLNEVLQAVNETKTNITAVSGKSDKNKMATINMSIAIHNVSHLQKVVDRIKQIPDIYAVRRVMS; translated from the coding sequence ATGGCGAATGACCAGGTAATGACCGCAGAACAAGTCATTGACTGTACAAAATCATATTTGAATGATGAACATATTGAATTGGTAAAAAAGGCATATGAGTTCGCCAGACAGGCTCATCATGATCAATTCAGGAAATCCGGGGAACCGTACATCATCCATCCAATCCAGGTAGCAGGGATTCTGGCTGACCTTGAGATGGACCCGGCTACGGTTGCAGCTGGTTTTCTTCATGATGTTGTCGAGGATACGGATGTGACTCTTGATGATATTAGTGAGGCCTTCAATGACGAAGTGGCAATGCTTGTTGATGGTGTCACGAAGCTTGGCAAAATAAAGTACAAGTCGCATGAAGAGCAACAGGCCGAAAATCACCGGAAGATGTTTGTTGCAATGGCGCAGGATATCCGTGTCATTTTGATCAAGCTGGCTGACCGCCTTCATAACATGAGGACCTTGAAGCATTTGCCGAGTGAAAAACAGCGCAGGATTTCGAATGAAACGCTTGAAATTTTCGCGCCGCTGGCTCACAGGCTTGGTATTTCCAAAATCAAATGGGAACTTGAAGATACAGCTTTGCGCTATCTGAATCCACAGCAATACTACCGTATCGTCAACCTGATGAAAAAGAAAAGAGCGGAACGCGAACAATATCTTGAAGAAGTCATTGAAGAAGTGAAAGAAAGGCTGAATGAAGTTTCGATCAAGGCTGAAATTTCCGGAAGGCCGAAGCATATATACAGCATCTATCGTAAAATGGTGCTGCAAAACAAGCAGTTCAATGAAATCTATGATTTGCTGGCTGTCCGGATTGTCGTCAATAGCATTAAAGACTGCTACGCAATCCTTGGTATCATCCATACTTGCTGGAAACCGATGCCTGGCCGATTCAAGGACTATATTGCTATGCCTAAGCCTAATATGTACCAATCACTGCACACCACAGTAATCGGTCCTAAAGGCGATCCGCTTGAAGTCCAGATCCGGACAGATGAAATGCACAGAATTGCTGAATTCGGGGTTGCTGCCCACTGGGCATATAAAGAGGGCAAACCAACTGACGCTTCCAATTTCGAAACGAAGCTATCATGGTTCCGTGAAATCCTTGAATTCCAGAATGACACTGCGAATGCAGAAGAGTTCATGGAATCTCTAAAAATTGACCTTTTCTCGGATATGGTATTTATTTTCACCCCGAAAGGCGATGTCATTGAATTGCCTTCAGGTTCAGTTCCAATCGATTTTGCTTATCGAATCCACTCTGAGATCGGCAATAAGACGATTGGTGCCAAGGTCAATGGCAAGATGGTGACTCTTGACTACCAGTTGAAAACAGGGGATATCATAGAGATCCTTACTTCAAAACACTCTTATGGACCGAGCAAGGATTGGTTGAAGCTTGCTCAGACCTCGCAGGCCAAAAACAAGATTCGCCAATTCTTCAAGAAACAGCAGAAGGACGAAAATGTTGAAAAGGGCCGTGAACTTCTGGAAAAAGAAATCCGCAATATGGATTTTGATGTGAAAGAAATTTTGACATCTGAAAACCTGAAAAAGGTTTCGGAGAAGTATAATTTCACCAATGATGAAGATCTGTTTGCTTCAATCGGCTATAACGGTATAACTGCGTTGCAGGTGGCGAACAGACTGACAGAAAAACTGCGCAAGCAGCGTGACATGGAACAGGAAAAAGACATTTCAAATGCTGTTTCCGAGCTCAAGTCATTTACTCCTGCCAAGAAACGTGAGTCTGGCGTCCGGGTGTCTGGTATCGATAATTTGCTGATCAGGCTATCCCGTTGCTGCAACCCTGTACCCGGAGACGATATTGTTGGTTTTATCACAAAAGGCCGCGGAGTATCCGTTCACCGGTCTGATTGCACGAACATCCATACAGAGGATGCACAGGCAAGGCTGATTCCAGTAGAATGGGAAACCGCCTTGAATGATCGCAAGGAATATAATGTTGATATTGAAATCAGTGGCTATGACCGCAGGGGATTGCTGAACGAAGTACTGCAGGCCGTAAATGAAACGAAGACTAACATTACCGCAGTATCCGGGAAATCTGACAAAAATAAAATGGCGACTATCAACATGTCAATCGCCATCCATAATGTCAGCCACCTTCAAAAAGTCGTGGACCGGATCAAGCAAATCCCAGATATCTATGCTGTCAGAAGGGTAATGAGTTAA
- the dtd gene encoding D-aminoacyl-tRNA deacylase, protein MRLVIQRSKEAKVTVDGEITGSINKGFVILVGVTHDDTEKDAAFLAEKAANLRVFEDEAGKMNLSLLDVEGEILSVSQFTLYGDCRKGRRPNFMDAAKPDHAETVYEAFNTFLAEKGIKVETGVFGAMMDVQLTNDGPVTLIIDSK, encoded by the coding sequence ATGCGTTTAGTGATACAGAGAAGCAAAGAAGCAAAAGTAACAGTCGATGGAGAGATAACAGGCTCCATTAATAAGGGGTTTGTCATCCTTGTGGGCGTTACCCATGATGATACAGAAAAAGATGCTGCCTTTCTTGCCGAAAAGGCTGCTAATCTCAGGGTATTTGAGGATGAAGCAGGAAAGATGAATTTGTCACTTCTCGATGTAGAAGGAGAGATTCTTTCTGTTTCGCAGTTTACCCTGTATGGTGACTGCCGCAAGGGGCGGCGCCCGAACTTTATGGACGCAGCGAAGCCAGACCATGCAGAAACTGTCTATGAAGCATTCAACACCTTCCTTGCTGAAAAAGGGATCAAGGTTGAAACTGGTGTATTCGGCGCCATGATGGATGTTCAATTGACAAATGACGGTCCGGTTACATTGATTATCGATAGTAAATAA